DNA sequence from the Acidobacteriaceae bacterium genome:
GGCAAGAAGTGGGGCGAGTTCTTTGCGGTGGACGGTCAGCAGACCGGACGCTTCCTGGATGCGCCAGAGTTTGCCGTGATGCACGACAAGGGCAACGAAGCGAACGTCTTCGATCGCTACGACTACCAGTTCAATAACAACGACTCTATCCACATCAACTTCCAGTACACGCGCTCGTGGTTCCAGACGCCGAACTCGTTTGCAAATCTGAATGTGCTGGATGCGAATGGTAACAACGTAGGCGACACGGATCAGAAGTCCAAGATCGGCACGATCAACTTCTCGCCGACGTGGACGCATGTGATCAACAACGATAGCGTGTTCAACCTGGGTGTGTATGTCCGTCGTGACTCGTACAACTACTACGGCAGCAAGAACCCGTTGGCGGATTATGCCGAGGACCAGCAGCAGGAGGCCGTAAATCAGGCTCGCTCGTTGCTGAACTGGGGGACGCATGGCGATGTCTCCTATGTGCACGGTGTTCACAATGCGAAGATCGGCGTGTCGTATACACAGACCTTGCTGGATGAGCACGACAACCTCGGCATCGTTGATCCGACGTTGAATGATCCGACGAGCTCGACGTATAACCCCGACCTTGCGGGCTATGACCTTACGCGTGGTGGAGGGTTTTACAACTGGAACGGCCACACGGTCGTAAAGCAGTTCGCGGCCTATGCTCAGGACGCGATCACGCTGCGCGACTGGCAGTTCAACTTCGGCATTCGTGGCGATGTGTACAACGGCCTGACGATTCAGCGTATGCCTGAGCCGCGCGCGGGCTTGTCGTACACGTTCAAGAAGTCCGGCACGGTGCTGCGTGCAAGCTATGCGCGTACGCAGGAGACACCGTTCAACGAGAACCTTGTGTTGTCGTCGAAGGGCTGCGCCGATCCGGTGATCTACGGCATCTTCCAGACGATCAGCGGTTGCAACTCTCAGAGCGTGACACCGTTCAACCCTGGCTTCCGCAACGAGTTCCACGCAGGTCTGCAGCAGGCTATCGGCAGGCACTTTGTGATGAACGCCGAGTACATCTGGAAGTACACGCACAACGCGTATGACTTCAGTGTGCTGGGTGCGACGCCGATTACGTTCCCGATCGAATGGCACAACTCGAAGATCCCGGGCGTTGCTCTTTCGGCAACTCTCACGGATGTGAAGGGTATCAGTGTTCGCTTCAACGCTTCGAGCGTGGCTGCGCGCTTCTTCAACCCGCAGATCGGTGGCGTGGGTGCAACGCCGGTGAGCACGAACGTGGGCATCTCCAATGGCTTTGCTCCGTTCCGCATCGACCATGATGAGAAGTTCAACCAGACGACGAATATCCAATACAACATGCCGTTCCGCAAGAGCCTTTGGTACTCCATGAACTGGAAGTACGATTCGGGTCTGGTGGCTGGCGCAACACCTTGCTACAACCCCAACGGCGTGAACACGGACTGCGATCCGTCGACGGCGA
Encoded proteins:
- a CDS encoding TonB-dependent receptor, which translates into the protein MHLPSQKTIFRIVSAMFLFFIAIVGVQAQGNSGSLNGTVVDPSGAVVPGATVTLQNTVTGYSRKTTSDASGSFLLTNIPFNSYIVLAKEAGFSAGREEVQINSAVPKSLKVTLLVASDTTTVTVDAPVDLVENDPHFHTDIDRSMLERMPIESATSGLSAIVTQASPGVAADSNGLMHGLGDHAENSFSIDGQPITDQQSKVFSNQVPAAAIQSLEVIGGAPPAEYGDKTSLVVKATTRSGQGVTTPTGSATLGYGSFGSSSAAFDVSYGGKKWGEFFAVDGQQTGRFLDAPEFAVMHDKGNEANVFDRYDYQFNNNDSIHINFQYTRSWFQTPNSFANLNVLDANGNNVGDTDQKSKIGTINFSPTWTHVINNDSVFNLGVYVRRDSYNYYGSKNPLADYAEDQQQEAVNQARSLLNWGTHGDVSYVHGVHNAKIGVSYTQTLLDEHDNLGIVDPTLNDPTSSTYNPDLAGYDLTRGGGFYNWNGHTVVKQFAAYAQDAITLRDWQFNFGIRGDVYNGLTIQRMPEPRAGLSYTFKKSGTVLRASYARTQETPFNENLVLSSKGCADPVIYGIFQTISGCNSQSVTPFNPGFRNEFHAGLQQAIGRHFVMNAEYIWKYTHNAYDFSVLGATPITFPIEWHNSKIPGVALSATLTDVKGISVRFNASSVAARFFNPQIGGVGATPVSTNVGISNGFAPFRIDHDEKFNQTTNIQYNMPFRKSLWYSMNWKYDSGLVAGATPCYNPNGVNTDCDPSTAITINGQPGIDLSGLSADQQFQAGLSCNGVAATPTQGIMTNGLAQCPVAELKSSLLKLPAINTEDADHNPSRVQSRNLFDMALGDDDIAHFGKGARYKIAGHVTAINVTNKYALYNFLSTFSGTHYVTPRTVTGELSLRF